A genomic stretch from Bosea sp. F3-2 includes:
- a CDS encoding phosphopentomutase: protein MARALLIVLDSVGCGGAADAAAYGDAGSDTLGHIAEACADGRGDREGLRSGPLQLPNLARLGLAHACEASTGRPFAGVAKPAQPEGRWGYGVEVSQGKDTPSGHWEIAGCPVPFQWGYFTALEDSFPPELIAGIVKEGALPGILGNKHASGTVIIEELGAEHIRTGKPICYTSVDSVLQIAAHEEHFGLDRLYALCKVVRGLVDPLRIGRVIARPFVGSPEEGFTRTGNRKDFAIPPPQETILDRLAEQGRTVITVGKIGDIFAHRATGTEIKPFGNAAMVEAMLEAWDGLHDGGFCFVNLVDFDTEYGHRRDIPGYAAALEAFDRLVPHIEAALRPGDIAVITADHGNDPSWRGTDHTREHVPILAFGPGIAPVALGRRESFADIAASLGVFLGIGPVGPGRHW, encoded by the coding sequence ATGGCCCGCGCCCTCCTGATCGTCCTGGATTCGGTCGGCTGTGGCGGCGCCGCGGATGCGGCTGCCTATGGCGATGCGGGTTCGGACACGCTCGGCCACATCGCCGAGGCCTGCGCAGATGGGCGCGGCGATCGCGAAGGACTGCGCAGCGGCCCATTGCAGCTGCCCAATCTCGCCCGGCTCGGCCTTGCCCATGCCTGCGAGGCATCGACCGGCCGGCCGTTCGCCGGCGTCGCGAAGCCGGCGCAGCCCGAGGGCCGCTGGGGCTACGGCGTCGAGGTCAGCCAGGGCAAGGACACGCCCTCCGGCCATTGGGAGATCGCTGGCTGCCCGGTGCCGTTCCAGTGGGGGTACTTCACCGCCCTGGAGGACTCGTTCCCGCCGGAGCTGATCGCCGGCATCGTCAAGGAAGGCGCCCTGCCCGGCATCCTCGGCAACAAGCATGCCTCGGGCACCGTGATCATCGAGGAGCTCGGCGCCGAGCATATCCGGACGGGCAAGCCGATCTGCTACACCTCGGTCGATTCCGTGCTGCAGATCGCAGCGCATGAGGAGCATTTCGGGCTCGACCGGCTCTACGCGCTCTGCAAGGTCGTACGCGGCCTCGTCGATCCGCTGCGGATCGGCCGCGTGATCGCGCGACCCTTCGTCGGCTCGCCGGAGGAAGGTTTCACTCGCACCGGCAACCGCAAGGACTTCGCCATCCCGCCGCCGCAGGAGACGATCCTCGACCGACTGGCTGAGCAGGGACGCACAGTCATCACCGTCGGCAAGATCGGCGACATCTTCGCTCATCGCGCCACCGGCACCGAGATCAAGCCCTTCGGCAATGCGGCCATGGTCGAGGCGATGCTCGAAGCCTGGGACGGACTGCACGACGGCGGCTTCTGCTTCGTCAACCTCGTCGATTTCGACACCGAATACGGCCATCGCCGCGACATTCCGGGCTATGCGGCAGCACTGGAGGCGTTCGACCGACTCGTTCCACACATCGAGGCCGCACTGAGGCCGGGCGACATCGCCGTCATCACCGCCGATCACGGCAACGATCCGAGCTGGCGCGGCACCGACCATACCCGCGAGCACGTGCCGATCCTCGCCTTCGGCCCGGGCATCGCCCCCGTGGCGCTCGGCCGGCGCGAGAGCTTCGCCGATATCGCGGCGAGCCTCGGCGTCTTCCTCGGCATCGGCCCGGTCGGCCCCGGCCGCCACTGGTAA
- a CDS encoding extracellular solute-binding protein produces the protein MAMRITRRRLLEAAGTAAIAGALPGLPKAARAQDVETHGLSTFGELALPPDFPYFAYVNPKAPKGGLLTVQIKRGGGNQSFDTFNTLNTFVLQGDGAAGMDACFDTLMAGSGDEPGSVYGLLAKSVAVSSDKLTYRFRLRPEARFHDGSRVTARDVAFSINILKAKGHPSYRLLLNELVSSEAEGDDIAVVKFSPKRGRDLHLVIAGLPVFSEKYWSTRDFTASTLEPPLGSGPYKVGRLEQGRFIEFERVPDYWGKDLPVNIGTNNFDRVRWEYFRDRQVAFEAFKSGVITFQEEFTSRIWATGYDFPAVHEGKVKKEALPKTEPVGSQGWIYNTRREKFADPRIREALGLAFDFEWTRKTIMFGSFERQTSYFENSDSKAVGKPSPEELALLEPWRGKVPDEVFGEPFLPPVSDGSGSDRNLLRKADEMLRAAGCKRDGNVLKLPNGQPFEIEFLDSTPALQPHTQPFQANLKRLGINATSRLVDPAQYQRRLDEFDFDIISRAMSGGAIPSDTLSVIYGSEAAKTKGSRNVAGISHSAIDAMIEKIGQAKSYAEVVVAAKCLDRLLRAGRYWIPMWWNDEEWLAYWDMYDRPQTKPKYSSGAPAIWWYDAEKAKRIGKA, from the coding sequence ATGGCGATGCGCATCACACGCCGCAGATTGCTGGAAGCCGCAGGCACTGCTGCGATCGCAGGAGCCCTGCCCGGACTTCCCAAGGCGGCGCGGGCGCAGGACGTCGAAACGCACGGTCTCTCGACCTTCGGCGAGCTCGCTTTGCCGCCGGACTTTCCGTATTTCGCCTATGTGAACCCGAAGGCGCCGAAGGGCGGCCTGCTCACGGTCCAGATCAAGCGCGGCGGCGGCAACCAGAGCTTCGACACCTTCAACACGCTCAACACCTTCGTCCTGCAGGGCGACGGCGCCGCCGGCATGGACGCCTGCTTCGACACGTTGATGGCCGGCTCCGGCGACGAGCCCGGCTCGGTTTACGGGTTGCTCGCCAAGAGCGTCGCGGTCTCCTCGGACAAGCTGACCTATCGCTTCCGCCTGCGGCCGGAGGCGCGCTTCCATGACGGCTCGCGTGTAACAGCCCGCGACGTCGCCTTCTCGATAAACATCCTGAAAGCGAAGGGCCATCCCTCCTACCGTCTCCTGCTCAACGAGCTCGTCTCGTCGGAAGCCGAGGGCGACGACATTGCGGTCGTGAAGTTCTCGCCGAAGCGCGGGCGCGACCTCCATCTCGTCATTGCCGGGCTTCCGGTCTTCTCCGAGAAATACTGGTCGACGCGGGACTTCACCGCCTCGACGCTGGAGCCGCCGCTGGGCTCCGGCCCCTACAAGGTCGGGCGTCTCGAGCAGGGTCGCTTCATCGAGTTCGAGCGCGTGCCGGACTACTGGGGGAAGGACCTGCCGGTGAACATCGGCACCAACAATTTCGACCGGGTGCGCTGGGAGTATTTCCGCGACCGGCAGGTGGCCTTCGAGGCCTTCAAGAGCGGCGTCATCACCTTCCAGGAGGAGTTCACCTCGCGCATCTGGGCGACGGGCTACGACTTCCCCGCCGTGCATGAGGGCAAGGTCAAGAAGGAAGCCCTGCCGAAAACCGAGCCCGTCGGCTCGCAGGGCTGGATCTACAACACCCGGCGCGAGAAATTCGCCGACCCGCGCATCCGCGAGGCGCTGGGGCTTGCCTTCGATTTCGAATGGACGCGCAAGACCATCATGTTCGGCTCCTTCGAGCGCCAGACATCCTATTTCGAGAACTCGGATTCCAAGGCGGTCGGCAAGCCTTCGCCAGAGGAGCTGGCTCTGCTCGAGCCCTGGCGCGGCAAGGTGCCCGACGAGGTCTTCGGCGAGCCCTTCCTGCCGCCGGTCTCGGATGGTTCGGGCAGCGATCGCAATCTGCTGCGCAAGGCCGACGAGATGCTGCGCGCCGCCGGCTGCAAGCGCGACGGCAATGTGCTGAAGCTGCCGAACGGCCAGCCCTTCGAGATCGAGTTTCTCGACTCCACCCCGGCGCTGCAGCCGCATACGCAGCCCTTCCAGGCCAATCTCAAGCGCCTCGGCATCAACGCCACCTCGCGCCTCGTCGACCCGGCGCAGTATCAGCGCCGCCTCGACGAGTTCGATTTCGACATCATCAGCCGTGCGATGTCGGGCGGCGCGATCCCGAGCGACACGCTCAGCGTCATCTACGGCTCCGAGGCGGCCAAGACCAAGGGCTCGCGCAATGTCGCCGGCATCAGCCACTCCGCCATCGATGCGATGATCGAGAAGATCGGCCAGGCCAAGAGCTATGCCGAGGTCGTCGTCGCCGCCAAATGCCTCGACAGGCTGCTGCGGGCCGGGCGCTACTGGATCCCGATGTGGTGGAACGACGAGGAATGGCTGGCCTATTGGGACATGTACGACCGGCCGCAGACCAAGCCGAAATACTCCTCCGGCGCGCCCGCGATCTGGTGGTACGACGCCGAGAAGGCCAAGCGGATCGGAAAGGCGTGA
- a CDS encoding ABC transporter permease produces the protein MSDTLIDAPPPALRSDIPLAPAEAKQGWLKLSPINRRRLNNFKANKRGWWSLWLFLALFVLSLFAEFIANDRPLLVRYKDEWLFPVAVNYPEEKFGGFLATTDYRDPVIAKEIAANGFAIWPPIRYSYRTHNLDLPVPAPAPPTWMLSGAQCKPIAERTGGATCRDLEWNWLGTDDQGRDVVARLIYGFRISVLFGLILCAFSSVIGIAAGAIQGYFGGWTDLIFQRLIEIWTSIPALYLLIIVAAIITPGFFVLLGILLLFSWVALVGVVRAEFLRARNFEYVRAARALGLSNRTIMIRHLLPNAMVATLTFLPFILNGSITTLTSLDFLGFGLPPGSPSLGELLAQGKANLQAPWLGLSGFLVIALMLSLLIFIGEAVRDAFDPRKTFA, from the coding sequence ATGAGCGACACGCTGATCGACGCCCCGCCGCCGGCCCTGCGCAGCGACATCCCGCTCGCGCCGGCCGAAGCGAAGCAAGGCTGGCTCAAGCTCTCGCCGATCAACCGGCGCAGGCTCAACAACTTCAAGGCGAACAAGCGCGGCTGGTGGTCACTCTGGCTCTTCCTCGCCCTGTTCGTGCTCTCGCTCTTCGCCGAGTTCATCGCCAACGACCGGCCGCTCCTCGTGCGCTACAAGGACGAGTGGCTGTTCCCCGTCGCGGTGAACTATCCGGAGGAGAAGTTCGGCGGCTTCCTCGCCACCACCGACTATCGCGACCCGGTCATCGCCAAGGAGATCGCCGCCAATGGCTTCGCGATCTGGCCGCCGATCCGCTACAGCTACCGCACGCATAATCTCGATCTGCCGGTGCCGGCCCCTGCCCCGCCGACCTGGATGCTCAGCGGCGCGCAGTGCAAGCCGATCGCCGAGCGTACCGGCGGCGCGACCTGCCGCGACCTCGAATGGAACTGGCTCGGCACCGACGACCAGGGCCGCGACGTGGTCGCCCGGCTGATCTACGGCTTCCGCATCTCCGTGCTGTTCGGGCTCATCCTCTGCGCCTTCTCCTCGGTGATCGGCATCGCCGCTGGCGCCATCCAGGGCTATTTCGGCGGCTGGACCGACCTGATCTTCCAGCGCCTGATCGAGATCTGGACCTCGATCCCGGCGCTCTATCTGCTGATCATCGTCGCCGCGATCATCACACCCGGCTTCTTCGTGCTGCTCGGCATCCTCCTGCTGTTCTCCTGGGTGGCCCTCGTCGGTGTGGTGCGCGCCGAGTTCCTGCGAGCCCGGAACTTCGAATATGTCCGCGCCGCCCGCGCGCTTGGCCTCTCCAACCGCACGATCATGATCCGCCACCTGCTGCCGAACGCCATGGTGGCGACGCTGACCTTCCTGCCCTTCATCCTGAACGGCTCGATCACCACATTGACTTCGCTCGACTTCCTCGGCTTCGGCCTGCCGCCCGGCTCGCCCTCGCTGGGCGAGCTGCTGGCGCAGGGCAAGGCGAACCTGCAGGCGCCCTGGCTCGGCCTCTCCGGCTTCCTCGTGATCGCGCTGATGCTGTCGCTGCTGATCTTCATCGGCGAAGCCGTGCGCGACGCCTTCGACCCGCGGAAGACCTTCGCATGA
- a CDS encoding cytochrome c family protein, with protein sequence MNIEANKIAGAVLSTLLVVMSLNMAAGIVFAPKKPAVPGFELPSEEPAAGGGGPAAAAEEPIAVRLAKADPAKGEKAVGACKACHTFEKGGANKVGPHLFGVYGRNEGSVDGFGYSAAMKGRNDKSWDADALDHFLKNPKAYVPGTAMAFAGIAKPETRADVVAYLNSLADAPQPLPKP encoded by the coding sequence ATGAATATCGAAGCCAACAAGATCGCCGGCGCGGTTCTCTCCACGCTGCTCGTCGTGATGAGCCTCAACATGGCGGCGGGCATCGTCTTCGCGCCGAAGAAGCCGGCCGTTCCGGGCTTCGAACTGCCGAGCGAGGAGCCGGCCGCCGGCGGCGGTGGCCCCGCTGCTGCAGCGGAAGAGCCGATCGCGGTTCGCCTCGCCAAGGCCGACCCGGCCAAGGGCGAGAAGGCCGTCGGCGCCTGCAAGGCCTGCCACACCTTCGAGAAGGGCGGCGCCAACAAGGTCGGCCCGCATCTCTTCGGCGTCTATGGCCGCAACGAGGGCTCGGTCGATGGCTTCGGCTACTCGGCCGCGATGAAGGGCCGTAACGACAAGAGCTGGGACGCCGACGCGCTCGACCACTTCCTGAAGAACCCGAAGGCCTATGTGCCGGGCACCGCGATGGCCTTCGCCGGTATCGCCAAGCCCGAGACCCGCGCCGACGTCGTCGCCTATCTGAATTCGCTGGCGGATGCGCCCCAGCCGCTGCCGAAGCCCTGA
- a CDS encoding 3-deoxy-manno-octulosonate cytidylyltransferase, whose translation MSNPLILIPARMQATRLPGKPLADINGEPMIVHVWRRAMETGLGPVAVATDTPEIVAAVEKAGGRAVLTRSDHPSGSDRIKEAADLIDPQGRHDVIVNVQGDLPTIDPRVIAASVAPLADAAVDIVTLAAVITREEEKTESSVVKAIGSEVSPGRMRALYFTRVTAPGGEGPLYHHIGLYTYRRRALDRFVSLPPSPLEKRERLEQLRAVEDGMRIDIIVVDDVPLGVDTPHDLDRARAILKSRAGA comes from the coding sequence ATGTCGAATCCGCTGATCCTGATCCCCGCCCGCATGCAGGCGACGCGCCTGCCCGGCAAGCCGCTCGCCGACATCAACGGCGAGCCGATGATTGTGCATGTCTGGCGTCGGGCGATGGAAACGGGGCTGGGGCCGGTCGCCGTCGCGACGGACACGCCGGAGATCGTCGCGGCTGTGGAAAAGGCCGGCGGCCGCGCTGTCCTGACCCGCTCGGATCATCCCTCGGGTTCCGACCGGATCAAGGAGGCCGCCGATCTGATCGATCCGCAGGGGCGGCACGACGTCATCGTCAATGTCCAGGGCGACCTGCCGACCATCGATCCGCGCGTGATCGCCGCCTCGGTGGCGCCGCTCGCGGACGCCGCCGTCGACATCGTCACGCTCGCCGCGGTGATCACCCGCGAGGAGGAGAAGACGGAGTCCAGCGTCGTCAAGGCGATCGGCAGCGAGGTCTCCCCCGGCCGGATGCGGGCGCTCTACTTCACCCGCGTCACCGCGCCGGGCGGGGAGGGGCCGCTCTACCACCATATCGGCCTCTACACCTATCGCCGTCGCGCGCTCGACCGTTTCGTTTCGCTGCCGCCTTCGCCGCTGGAAAAGCGCGAGCGCCTGGAGCAGCTGCGCGCCGTCGAGGACGGCATGCGCATCGACATCATCGTCGTCGACGATGTGCCGCTCGGCGTCGATACGCCTCATGATCTGGATCGCGCCCGCGCGATCCTGAAGTCCCGTGCAGGAGCCTGA
- the hpxZ gene encoding oxalurate catabolism protein HpxZ has product MTDLTPNLPDVVAEISALFEAYEQALVDKNVDVLDASFWDSPHTIRFALGENGYGFAEIHGHRVARPPGPGIKEKRIRLEILTLGRDLATVNLEFKVRGRDVIGRQSQTWVRFPELGWKVVSAHVSTMEGPRPW; this is encoded by the coding sequence GTGACCGACCTGACCCCGAACCTGCCTGATGTCGTCGCCGAGATCAGCGCCCTGTTCGAGGCTTATGAGCAGGCGCTGGTCGACAAGAATGTCGATGTGCTCGACGCTTCCTTCTGGGACAGCCCCCACACCATCCGCTTCGCGCTGGGCGAAAATGGCTACGGCTTCGCGGAAATCCATGGCCACCGCGTCGCGCGCCCGCCGGGGCCGGGCATCAAGGAGAAGCGGATCCGACTGGAGATCCTGACGCTCGGCCGCGACCTCGCCACGGTGAACCTCGAATTCAAGGTGCGCGGGCGCGATGTCATCGGCCGCCAGAGCCAGACCTGGGTGCGTTTCCCCGAGCTGGGCTGGAAGGTCGTCTCGGCCCATGTCTCGACGATGGAAGGCCCGCGCCCCTGGTGA
- a CDS encoding ABC transporter ATP-binding protein, whose product MTAPLLSVEDLSVAFRQGGRETLAVDRVSFSIAKGETLALVGESGSGKSVSALSILKLLNYPAAHHPSGKIVFDGQDLIAANEDAMRKVRGNDITMVFQEPMTSLNPLHTIERQIGEILELHKGLRGEKARTRTLELLELVGIRDAKSRLDAYPHQLSGGQRQRVMIAMALANEPELLIADEPTTALDVTVQAQILKLLKELQARLGMAMLFITHDLGIVRRIADRVCVMLKGKIVEQGPVSEIFANPQHDYTKRLLAAEPKGRPSPVPTDAATLLEAGPVKVWFPIKSGLLRRVTGHVKAVDGISVKVREGETLGVVGESGSGKTTLGLAILRLISSEGPIVFLGDRIDGLSSKQVRPKRKNLQVVFQDPYGSLSPRMSVAEIVAEGLAIQQPDLTYQRQREIVAQALADVGLDPAAMDRYPHEFSGGQRQRIAIARAMALDPKFVVLDEPTSALDMSVQAQIVELLRGLQTRRKLGYLFISHDLKVVRALSHRVVVMQNGKVVEEGPAEAIFAQPREAYTQALLAAALNLETANGGAVRD is encoded by the coding sequence ATGACCGCGCCGCTGCTCTCCGTCGAAGACCTCTCCGTCGCCTTCCGCCAGGGTGGACGGGAGACGCTCGCGGTCGACCGCGTCTCCTTCTCGATCGCCAAGGGCGAGACGCTGGCGCTCGTCGGCGAATCCGGCTCCGGCAAATCGGTCTCGGCGCTGTCGATCCTGAAGCTCTTGAACTATCCGGCGGCGCATCACCCCTCCGGCAAGATCGTCTTCGACGGGCAAGACCTGATTGCGGCCAACGAGGATGCGATGCGCAAGGTGCGCGGCAACGACATCACCATGGTGTTCCAGGAGCCGATGACCTCGCTCAACCCGCTGCACACGATCGAGCGGCAGATCGGCGAGATCCTCGAACTGCACAAGGGCCTGCGCGGCGAGAAGGCACGCACCCGCACGCTGGAGCTTCTGGAACTCGTCGGCATCCGCGACGCGAAGAGCCGCCTCGACGCCTATCCGCACCAGCTCTCCGGCGGCCAGCGCCAGCGCGTGATGATCGCGATGGCGCTCGCCAACGAACCCGAGCTGCTGATCGCCGACGAGCCGACGACGGCGCTCGACGTCACCGTGCAGGCCCAGATCCTGAAGCTGCTCAAGGAGCTTCAGGCCCGGCTCGGCATGGCGATGCTGTTCATCACCCACGACCTCGGCATCGTCCGGCGCATCGCCGACCGGGTCTGCGTGATGCTGAAGGGCAAGATCGTCGAGCAGGGGCCGGTCAGCGAGATCTTCGCCAACCCGCAGCACGACTACACCAAGCGCCTGCTCGCCGCCGAGCCGAAGGGCCGCCCCTCCCCCGTCCCGACTGACGCTGCGACGCTGCTCGAAGCCGGGCCGGTCAAGGTCTGGTTCCCGATCAAGTCGGGCCTGCTGCGCCGCGTCACCGGCCATGTGAAGGCGGTCGACGGCATCTCGGTGAAGGTCCGCGAAGGCGAGACGCTGGGTGTCGTCGGCGAATCCGGCTCGGGCAAGACGACGCTTGGCCTGGCGATCCTACGGCTGATCTCCTCGGAAGGGCCGATCGTCTTCCTCGGCGACCGCATCGACGGGCTCTCCAGCAAGCAGGTCCGGCCGAAGCGCAAGAACCTCCAGGTCGTCTTCCAGGACCCCTATGGCTCGCTCTCGCCGCGCATGTCGGTGGCGGAGATCGTGGCAGAGGGGCTCGCCATTCAGCAGCCCGACCTCACCTACCAGCGCCAGCGCGAGATCGTGGCGCAGGCGCTCGCCGATGTCGGCTTGGATCCCGCGGCGATGGACCGTTACCCGCATGAATTCTCGGGCGGCCAGCGCCAGCGCATCGCCATCGCGCGGGCCATGGCGCTCGATCCGAAATTCGTGGTGCTCGACGAGCCGACCTCGGCGCTCGACATGTCGGTGCAGGCGCAGATCGTCGAATTGCTGCGCGGCCTGCAAACCAGGCGCAAGCTGGGCTATCTCTTCATCAGCCACGACCTCAAGGTCGTGCGGGCGCTCTCGCATCGGGTGGTCGTGATGCAGAACGGCAAGGTGGTCGAGGAAGGGCCGGCCGAGGCGATCTTCGCCCAGCCGCGCGAGGCCTATACCCAGGCGCTGCTGGCGGCTGCGCTCAATCTCGAAACCGCCAATGGCGGCGCAGTGAGGGACTGA
- a CDS encoding prephenate dehydratase: MSFVVSYQGEPGAFSSQAALQVFPDCELLPCATFEDALAAVSDGTARYGMIPIDNSIAGRVADIHHLLPRSGLHIIGEHFLPIRFHLMGVAGATLATVKTVQSHIHALGQCRKIIRKLGLKAEVAADTAGSARQVAEAGDVTRAAIAPRIAADVYGLNILMEDIEDEKHNTTRFVVLSKYPEYARQGGAKTVTTLMFRVRNIPAALYKAMGGFATNGINMTKLESYMVDGLFSATMFYADVEGHPDDPALRRALDELTFFSKEMKIMGVYPASDFRSTIEEPAE, encoded by the coding sequence ATGTCCTTCGTTGTGTCCTACCAGGGTGAGCCCGGAGCCTTCTCCTCGCAGGCGGCTCTCCAGGTGTTTCCGGACTGCGAGCTCCTGCCCTGCGCCACCTTCGAGGATGCGCTCGCCGCCGTCAGCGACGGCACGGCCCGTTACGGCATGATCCCGATCGACAACTCGATCGCTGGCCGCGTCGCCGACATCCATCACCTGCTGCCGCGTTCCGGCCTGCACATCATCGGCGAGCATTTCCTGCCGATCCGCTTCCATCTGATGGGTGTGGCGGGCGCGACGCTGGCGACGGTGAAGACCGTGCAGAGCCACATCCATGCGCTCGGCCAGTGCCGCAAGATCATCCGCAAGCTCGGCCTCAAGGCCGAGGTCGCGGCCGACACGGCCGGCTCCGCCCGGCAAGTCGCCGAGGCCGGTGATGTGACCCGCGCCGCCATCGCCCCGCGCATCGCGGCTGATGTCTACGGCCTCAACATCCTGATGGAAGATATCGAGGACGAGAAGCACAACACCACGCGCTTCGTCGTGCTCTCGAAATATCCGGAATATGCCCGCCAGGGCGGGGCCAAGACCGTAACGACGCTGATGTTCCGCGTCCGCAACATCCCGGCCGCGCTCTACAAGGCGATGGGCGGCTTTGCCACCAACGGCATCAACATGACCAAGCTGGAAAGCTACATGGTCGACGGCCTGTTCTCGGCGACGATGTTCTATGCCGATGTCGAGGGTCATCCCGACGATCCGGCGCTGAGGCGCGCGCTCGACGAGCTCACCTTCTTCTCCAAGGAGATGAAGATCATGGGCGTCTACCCCGCCAGCGACTTCCGCTCCACCATCGAGGAACCGGCGGAGTAG
- a CDS encoding microcin C ABC transporter permease YejB, translating into MLSYIARRLALMVPTLFGILLVSFVIVQFAPGGPVERVISQLQNPNSGAADRVGGGQAGDAGAHSETSAYRGAQGLDPAFIKELEKQFGFDKPAHERFLKMLGAYARFDFGRSYFRDAPVLQLIKEKLPVSITLGLWMTLLSYAISIPLGIRKAVKEGSRFDTWTSAVVIVGYAIPSFLFAILLIVLFAGGSFWQIFPLRGLTSDNWGELSLFGKVTDYLWHITLPVLAMALGAFATSTLLTKNSFLDEIRKQYVLTARMKGLSERGVLYGHVFRNAMLIVIAGFPGAFVHALFAGALLIETIFSLDGLGLLSFEAIVNRDYPVVFANLYIFSLIGLVVHLITDLTYSWVDPRIDFESREA; encoded by the coding sequence ATGCTGAGCTATATCGCCCGGCGCCTCGCGCTCATGGTGCCGACGCTGTTCGGCATCCTGCTCGTCTCCTTCGTCATCGTGCAGTTCGCTCCGGGCGGACCGGTCGAGCGCGTGATCTCGCAGCTCCAGAATCCGAACAGCGGCGCGGCCGACCGCGTCGGCGGCGGGCAAGCCGGCGATGCCGGGGCGCACAGCGAGACTTCGGCCTATCGCGGCGCGCAGGGGCTCGACCCCGCCTTCATCAAGGAGCTGGAGAAGCAGTTCGGCTTCGACAAGCCGGCGCATGAGCGCTTCCTGAAGATGCTCGGCGCCTATGCCCGCTTCGATTTCGGCCGCAGCTATTTCCGTGACGCGCCGGTGCTGCAGCTGATCAAGGAGAAACTGCCGGTCTCGATCACGCTCGGCCTGTGGATGACGCTGCTCTCCTATGCGATCTCGATCCCGCTCGGCATCCGCAAGGCGGTGAAGGAGGGCTCGCGCTTCGACACCTGGACGAGCGCCGTCGTCATCGTCGGCTACGCCATCCCGAGCTTCCTCTTTGCGATCCTGCTGATCGTGCTCTTCGCCGGTGGTTCGTTCTGGCAGATCTTTCCGCTCAGGGGCCTCACCTCGGACAATTGGGGCGAGCTCAGTCTGTTCGGGAAAGTGACTGACTATCTCTGGCACATCACGCTGCCGGTTTTGGCGATGGCGCTCGGCGCCTTCGCGACCTCGACGCTGCTGACCAAGAACTCCTTCCTCGACGAGATCCGCAAGCAATACGTGCTGACCGCACGGATGAAGGGCCTCAGCGAGCGCGGCGTGCTCTACGGCCATGTCTTCCGCAATGCGATGCTGATCGTGATTGCCGGCTTCCCCGGCGCCTTCGTGCACGCGCTTTTCGCCGGTGCACTCCTGATCGAGACGATCTTCTCGCTCGACGGGCTCGGACTGCTTTCCTTCGAGGCGATCGTCAACCGCGACTATCCCGTCGTTTTCGCCAATCTCTACATCTTCTCGCTGATCGGCCTCGTCGTGCATCTGATCACCGACCTGACCTATAGCTGGGTCGACCCCCGCATCGATTTCGAGAGCCGGGAGGCGTGA